The Porites lutea chromosome 7, jaPorLute2.1, whole genome shotgun sequence genome includes the window ATAATAATTTCTTGACAACGGCAGCTTCACACATTAACTTAGCTACatactttctttctttattcacAACTGCTGTCTCAAGGCTAACAGCATGTGGgataaaatatttaataaaagcTCTTAGTCGGACAGCGTTTGAGCAGTTGCTATAGGAGCTACTCTAACGGAGTGTAGTCTACAGGGTTGTACATATGTCACCAAATATGAACTTAACAACAATGAATGAAACGATCGAGTCTTCGAGCTGCGTCGATGCCACAGCGACAAAGATCGGACAGACAATTGCTTTGAGTCTGATCCTTCCTGTTTCGTTGGTCGGAAATTCCCTCATTGTATTGATCGTTTATAAAACGCCAACCCTACGAAAACCGATAAATTATTTCATTGCAAACATGGCCATATCCGATTTGCTGTATCCAATATTCTGGCAACCTTGGTTTCTGTCAAGTTTGCACGCTAAGTCATGGCTTATCGGTGGTCAGCTTGGTCAGGCCTTGTGTAAGTTTGTCTCTTTCTCTGGCAGTGTGTCCACTGTCGTTTCGACTCAGAATCTGATTCTGATAGCGGTGGATCGATTTGGAGCCGTGGTGTTTCCACTCCGTTCCCCACTCATCAGATCCAAGTTAACTCCCTTCTTCATTCTTGCCACCTGGATAGTTGCAATGGCTGTCAATTCACCTGACTTGTTTACCTATGAACTTCTTCAGATAAACTCCGGGGAAATCTATTGTATTGAGAGATGGGAAAAAGCATTTGGAGAGTCGTCGTCGTCTACTGACTTTATAGTAGCGTCCTATATAGTGTTTATATACCTCCCTGTGATGTTGTTAGCCATTCTTTACTCCATCATCTTTATCAAGCTCAAGACACAGGTACACCCAGGTGAACAGTCCGCCAACACTCAGCAACAACGGGACAGAAGAAACAGAAACGTGCTTCAAATGTGCATTGCTATTGTTGTAGTGTTTGTGATTTGCTGGTTACCTTATACAACTGTCTTTTTAATGGGAAGATATAGTGCCAGTTCGACGCATTTTTCTTGTGGTATTTTGGTATTCCAGGAAGTCAGTTATGTCATGGTTCACGCGTACTGTGCTATTCATCCGCttatctgttttctttttagtacTCATTACCGACAAGCTCTTCAAAGACTCATAAAATGTTCTAGTGGTTAATAAGTTTCAAAAATTTGCTTGTGATTAATATTTTTAGAGCTCAAGGTTCGTTGAACGCTTGTGATTGAAAACTTTCCTGTTAGTGTATAAGAACGAGTTTAAGTGAAATGCGATCATTGTATTTGTagaattgtaaattgtaatttgtttacccacggagcacta containing:
- the LOC140943299 gene encoding allatostatin-A receptor-like, giving the protein MSPNMNLTTMNETIESSSCVDATATKIGQTIALSLILPVSLVGNSLIVLIVYKTPTLRKPINYFIANMAISDLLYPIFWQPWFLSSLHAKSWLIGGQLGQALCKFVSFSGSVSTVVSTQNLILIAVDRFGAVVFPLRSPLIRSKLTPFFILATWIVAMAVNSPDLFTYELLQINSGEIYCIERWEKAFGESSSSTDFIVASYIVFIYLPVMLLAILYSIIFIKLKTQVHPGEQSANTQQQRDRRNRNVLQMCIAIVVVFVICWLPYTTVFLMGRYSASSTHFSCGILVFQEVSYVMVHAYCAIHPLICFLFSTHYRQALQRLIKCSSG